The proteins below are encoded in one region of Myxococcales bacterium:
- a CDS encoding MerR family transcriptional regulator: MTSAELALPFSAATGVASGDMAEPTPDADLLTIDELSALSRVPSRTIRFYQSKGVLPAPEKRGRVAYYRAEHQERLELIAKLQDRGLRIDAIRALLARIDRGEVDVGEWLGLEAQLSASWVNDQPRTMTESELLALAGRPRAGLLADLLRLEAVKRQGDVLLVRSPGLLSIALKLEAMGVDLQASLAGEAILRKHLARVAKELAELFFDQAQRGAVEPPSDGDWPRLLEELRPTGIEAVRLVFGQEMERVLRRALESGKLAKLPARKRRRDRR, translated from the coding sequence ATGACCAGCGCCGAACTAGCGTTACCGTTCTCCGCCGCGACAGGAGTAGCGTCGGGCGACATGGCCGAGCCGACCCCCGACGCGGACCTGCTCACCATCGACGAGCTCTCTGCGCTGTCGCGCGTGCCCAGTCGAACGATTCGATTCTACCAATCGAAGGGCGTGCTGCCAGCACCCGAGAAGCGCGGGCGCGTGGCGTATTACCGCGCCGAGCACCAAGAGCGACTCGAGCTCATCGCCAAACTTCAAGATCGCGGGCTCCGCATCGACGCCATCCGCGCGCTGCTCGCTCGTATCGATCGGGGCGAGGTCGACGTGGGGGAGTGGCTGGGGCTCGAAGCACAGCTGTCGGCATCGTGGGTCAACGATCAGCCGCGCACCATGACGGAGAGTGAATTGCTCGCGCTGGCCGGGCGACCACGGGCCGGACTGCTGGCGGATCTCTTGCGCCTGGAAGCGGTGAAGCGCCAGGGCGACGTGCTGCTGGTGCGAAGCCCGGGGTTGTTGTCCATCGCGCTCAAGCTCGAGGCCATGGGGGTCGATCTGCAGGCGTCCCTTGCCGGCGAAGCCATCCTGCGCAAACACCTCGCACGCGTCGCCAAAGAGCTAGCGGAGCTGTTCTTCGACCAAGCGCAACGGGGCGCCGTGGAGCCGCCTTCCGACGGGGATTGGCCGCGGCTCCTGGAGGAGCTCAGGCCTACCGGGATCGAAGCCGTGCGTCTCGTCTTCGGCCAAGAGATGGAGCGCGTGCTGCGTCGCGCGCTCGAGAGCGGCAAGCTAGCAAAGCTGCCCGCGCGCAAACGGCGACGGGATCGGCGCTGA
- a CDS encoding pirin family protein encodes MKSPVLDTMPLGFPWVTADPFLFCVHHDDAYPRGNGRFGPATSLAGRNLGQDFVVKDGFRMYHGQDVPGFPQHPHRGFETVTIVRRGLIDHSDSLGAAARFGEGDVQWLTAGAGIVHSEMFPLLDTEQPNPLELFQIWLNLPRRDKLVEPHFSMLWAKEIPVVRALDAGGKSTEVSVIAGDYDGRRAPSPPPSSWAAHAEADVAIWSLRMQAGASFRLPPAAGPETARTLYFFRGSKLEIGSHTLADHAAALVQCEEELTLQAGDGETELLLLQGRPIGEPVVQHGPFVMNSPEEIRQAIRDYQTTRFGGWPWPSDDPVHGAEKGRFARHADGRVERMD; translated from the coding sequence ATGAAGAGCCCCGTACTCGACACGATGCCGCTCGGGTTTCCCTGGGTGACGGCGGACCCGTTCCTCTTTTGTGTGCACCACGACGACGCCTACCCGCGTGGCAACGGGCGGTTTGGTCCCGCCACCTCCCTCGCGGGCAGAAATCTCGGCCAGGACTTCGTGGTGAAGGACGGCTTTCGCATGTACCACGGCCAGGACGTGCCGGGGTTTCCCCAGCACCCGCATCGTGGGTTCGAGACGGTGACCATCGTGCGCCGGGGGCTCATCGATCACTCCGACTCGCTGGGCGCGGCTGCGCGTTTTGGCGAGGGCGACGTGCAGTGGCTCACGGCAGGAGCGGGCATCGTGCACTCGGAGATGTTCCCGCTGCTCGACACCGAACAGCCGAACCCGCTCGAGCTGTTCCAGATCTGGCTGAACCTGCCGCGCCGGGACAAGCTGGTCGAGCCTCACTTCTCGATGCTCTGGGCCAAGGAGATCCCGGTGGTTCGCGCTCTGGACGCTGGCGGCAAGAGCACCGAGGTCAGCGTCATCGCCGGCGACTACGACGGTCGGCGGGCACCGTCACCCCCGCCAAGCTCCTGGGCCGCACACGCCGAGGCCGACGTCGCGATCTGGTCACTGCGCATGCAGGCCGGCGCGAGCTTTCGATTGCCGCCGGCAGCCGGTCCCGAGACGGCGCGGACCCTCTACTTCTTCCGGGGCTCGAAGCTCGAGATCGGGTCCCACACGCTCGCTGACCACGCCGCGGCGCTAGTGCAATGTGAGGAAGAGTTGACGCTCCAGGCCGGCGACGGCGAGACGGAGCTCCTGCTGCTGCAGGGGCGCCCGATCGGCGAGCCGGTCGTGCAACACGGTCCGTTCGTGATGAACTCGCCGGAGGAGATCCGCCAGGCGATTCGTGACTACCAAACCACGCGCTTCGGCGGTTGGCCTTGGCCGTCGGACGACCCGGTCCACGGCGCGGAAAAAGGCCGTTTCGCCCGGCACGCGGACGGCCGCGTCGAGCGTATGGACTGA
- a CDS encoding autotransporter domain-containing protein, whose translation MRVILSASIVALLSSFAALSLAQQAGETLPPADATEPAPPPPPGATAPAAEPAAAAAPQPGPAPGPAPVMEHTESGGAHTHDGFFFRIGLNGGPLMMSADTATETKFSGFHSGFDLMFGGSPIKGLAIGGALIAGRTSDPTIEAGSLKGTANGTLLFAGVGLFGDFYLNPKEGLHFLGMVGFGTVDFVNNNGNSGGNDPSGTMLAIGAGYDFWVANEWSIGPFGRILYSSMSQDAGGASVKYSYLYPSIGIAFTLH comes from the coding sequence ATGCGGGTCATCCTCAGCGCTTCAATCGTTGCCTTGCTCTCGTCGTTTGCGGCGCTCTCGCTGGCTCAGCAGGCGGGCGAAACCCTGCCACCCGCCGACGCGACCGAGCCCGCGCCACCTCCGCCCCCTGGCGCGACTGCCCCCGCCGCCGAGCCGGCCGCCGCCGCCGCCCCGCAGCCGGGTCCAGCGCCGGGCCCCGCGCCGGTGATGGAGCACACCGAGTCCGGTGGAGCTCACACCCACGACGGTTTCTTCTTTCGCATCGGCCTCAACGGCGGCCCGCTCATGATGAGTGCCGACACGGCGACCGAGACCAAGTTCAGCGGATTTCATTCCGGCTTCGACCTCATGTTCGGCGGCTCACCCATCAAGGGGCTGGCCATTGGCGGTGCGCTGATCGCGGGCCGGACGTCGGACCCCACCATCGAAGCGGGGTCCCTCAAGGGCACCGCCAACGGCACGCTGCTCTTTGCCGGGGTCGGCCTCTTCGGCGACTTCTACTTGAACCCCAAAGAGGGCCTGCACTTTCTGGGCATGGTCGGCTTCGGAACCGTGGACTTCGTGAACAACAATGGCAACAGCGGTGGCAATGATCCGAGCGGCACCATGCTGGCCATCGGGGCCGGCTACGACTTCTGGGTCGCCAACGAGTGGAGCATTGGACCCTTCGGTCGGATCCTCTATTCGTCGATGAGCCAAGATGCGGGCGGGGCCAGCGTGAAGTACAGCTACCTCTACCCCAGCATCGGCATCGCCTTCACGCTGCACTGA
- a CDS encoding HNH endonuclease produces the protein MHSRTLVLTHWYFPHKVIRWEDAITLVYLDKVDVVVSYTDELRSPSTTIRMPAVVRLRRSFATTKRGVKFSRQNVHVRDGFACVYCGAKPPRSSLTCDHVLPRSRGGRTDWENIVTACLACNGKKANKTPDESGMWPRKPAVRPISLPLQPPRIDPATAPIEWREFTQALPRSGMV, from the coding sequence ATGCACTCGCGAACCCTCGTGCTCACGCACTGGTACTTCCCCCACAAGGTCATCCGCTGGGAGGACGCGATCACGCTCGTCTATCTGGACAAGGTCGACGTCGTCGTTTCGTACACGGACGAGCTGCGTTCCCCCTCGACGACCATTCGCATGCCGGCGGTCGTGCGCTTGCGCCGCAGCTTCGCCACGACCAAGCGTGGCGTGAAGTTCTCGCGGCAGAACGTGCACGTCCGCGACGGGTTCGCGTGTGTCTACTGCGGCGCAAAACCACCGCGCTCGTCGCTGACCTGTGATCACGTGCTTCCGCGCTCGCGCGGCGGCCGCACCGACTGGGAAAACATCGTGACGGCGTGCCTCGCGTGCAACGGAAAGAAGGCCAACAAGACGCCGGACGAGTCGGGGATGTGGCCGCGAAAACCCGCCGTGCGGCCGATATCGTTGCCGCTCCAACCGCCTCGTATCGACCCGGCCACTGCCCCCATCGAGTGGCGCGAGTTCACCCAGGCCCTGCCTCGCTCGGGCATGGTCTAG
- a CDS encoding NAD(P)H-dependent oxidoreductase subunit E, producing MDLRALETPPSDAERAVIDALLGDEGGPATVPIASARRKRHLLLPALHAVQARVGWISPGALGYVCRRLDVPPAEGFGVASFYALFALAERPPVALHVCDDIACKMAGADDLIHSLTREFGQAGHTTGESAWHRSPCLGLCEQAPAALYTSAGERPVERGLGAMTHERAARLMQGNAPGEPSSPALHQVGEPGLRLLSRVGRVDPTSIDAYRAEGGYRALRLALELGPPRVMRELMESGLVGRGGAAFPTGKKWEAAARAPARPHYVVCNADESEPGTFKDRVLMEQDPFALIEAMTIAGVTVGAELGYLYVRAEYPLASQRLAHAIREVRARGLLGPDILGRGVGFELEIRRGAGAYICGEETALFNSLEGFRGEPRSKPPFPVEVGLFGKPTVVNNVETLVNVPFIVEHGAAEYRKLGTAASPGTRLFCVSGRVERPGLYELPFGVTLGALLERAGGVKGGRPLQGVLLGGAAGTFVGKAALALPLTFEDTRRAGVTLGSGVVLVLDDQVAVAPLLARIARFFRDESCGQCVPCRVGTVRQEELVTRLTRKQPRGNLDQELVLLAELGQVMRDASICGLGQTASAAIESAVKELGAFGKGAP from the coding sequence GTGGATCTTCGCGCGCTCGAAACCCCGCCCAGTGACGCCGAGCGGGCGGTCATCGATGCGCTGCTCGGCGACGAGGGTGGACCGGCGACGGTGCCGATTGCCAGCGCACGCAGAAAGCGCCACTTGCTCTTGCCGGCGCTGCACGCGGTTCAGGCGCGGGTCGGCTGGATCTCGCCGGGGGCGCTGGGGTACGTGTGTCGTCGGTTGGATGTGCCGCCCGCCGAAGGTTTCGGTGTTGCCAGCTTCTACGCGCTCTTTGCCCTCGCGGAGCGCCCGCCCGTTGCGCTGCACGTGTGTGACGACATTGCGTGCAAGATGGCCGGGGCGGACGACCTCATTCACTCCCTCACTCGGGAGTTTGGTCAGGCCGGGCACACGACCGGCGAGAGCGCCTGGCACAGGAGCCCGTGTCTCGGATTGTGCGAACAGGCGCCTGCCGCGCTCTACACGTCAGCCGGGGAGCGTCCGGTCGAACGCGGGCTGGGAGCTATGACCCATGAGCGCGCCGCTCGATTGATGCAAGGGAATGCACCTGGCGAGCCGTCGTCACCGGCACTGCATCAGGTCGGCGAGCCCGGGCTTCGTTTGCTCTCGCGCGTAGGGCGCGTCGACCCCACGAGCATCGACGCCTATCGAGCCGAGGGAGGCTACCGCGCACTCCGCCTCGCTCTCGAGCTCGGGCCCCCGCGGGTCATGCGTGAGCTCATGGAGTCGGGGCTCGTGGGCCGCGGTGGCGCCGCGTTTCCCACGGGCAAGAAGTGGGAAGCCGCGGCGCGGGCCCCCGCACGGCCGCACTACGTCGTGTGCAACGCTGACGAATCGGAGCCCGGCACCTTCAAGGACCGTGTGCTCATGGAGCAGGATCCCTTCGCGCTGATCGAGGCGATGACCATCGCCGGTGTGACGGTGGGCGCAGAGCTCGGTTATCTCTACGTGAGGGCCGAGTACCCACTTGCGAGCCAGCGGCTCGCTCACGCCATTCGCGAAGTCCGAGCCCGCGGGCTGCTCGGTCCAGACATTCTCGGCCGTGGCGTGGGATTCGAGCTCGAGATCCGCCGCGGGGCAGGTGCGTACATCTGCGGCGAAGAGACGGCGCTCTTCAACTCGTTGGAGGGGTTTCGGGGAGAGCCGCGCAGCAAGCCGCCCTTCCCGGTCGAGGTGGGCCTGTTTGGCAAACCGACGGTGGTGAACAACGTCGAGACCCTCGTCAACGTGCCGTTCATCGTCGAGCACGGCGCGGCCGAGTACCGCAAGTTGGGGACGGCGGCCTCACCCGGCACTCGCCTGTTCTGCGTTTCGGGGCGCGTCGAGAGACCGGGCCTGTACGAGCTGCCCTTCGGAGTCACGCTCGGCGCGCTGCTCGAGCGTGCGGGAGGGGTGAAGGGCGGGCGCCCACTGCAAGGGGTCTTGCTCGGTGGCGCCGCCGGAACGTTCGTCGGCAAGGCTGCCCTCGCGCTGCCGCTCACCTTCGAAGATACGCGGAGGGCTGGGGTGACCCTGGGTTCGGGAGTTGTGCTCGTGCTCGACGATCAGGTGGCCGTTGCGCCGCTGCTCGCGCGGATAGCCCGGTTCTTCCGCGACGAGTCGTGTGGACAGTGTGTGCCGTGCCGCGTGGGCACCGTGCGCCAGGAAGAGCTGGTCACCCGCCTCACGCGCAAACAGCCCCGCGGCAACCTGGATCAGGAGCTGGTGTTGCTCGCCGAGCTCGGTCAGGTCATGCGCGATGCGTCCATCTGTGGCCTGGGGCAGACGGCGTCTGCCGCAATCGAGTCGGCAGTGAAGGAGCTCGGCGCGTTTGGCAAGGGGGCGCCATGA
- a CDS encoding fatty acid desaturase, protein MQTQDNSIPASRNSERLARFGRDIDQIKKDVEGELGESDVRRLRRLDRFSRTCEVTGRLLLHFSFEPIGFGAGVIALWLHKQLQATEIGHTALHGAYDRLPVPTRYRSENFRWQVPIDEESWRFGHNGCHHGNTNVAGRDADIHFGPIRLTEQTPHSKRNRWQLPFALLVLFPNFGFLMNLHFTGLSDLYFDNGLAQRLDFLPDRSPASRRLAWKRALRKYVPYYAKEYVLFPALAGPFFWKVLLGNWLAETLRDVYSAATIFCGHVGEDVASYPVGTKARSKGEWYAMQVEATNNYEVSQPISVLCGGLDRQIEHHLFPKLPPERLRQVAPRVKKACEEHGVAYRTASWGATLRGAFAHIGQLARDRGVMAQSRAAIRAMS, encoded by the coding sequence GTGCAAACCCAAGACAACAGCATTCCTGCATCAAGAAACAGCGAGCGCCTGGCCCGTTTCGGCCGAGACATCGATCAAATCAAGAAGGACGTCGAAGGAGAGCTCGGCGAGAGCGACGTGCGCCGCCTCCGGCGCCTCGACCGCTTCAGTCGGACCTGTGAGGTCACGGGGCGACTCCTGCTCCATTTCAGCTTCGAGCCGATCGGTTTTGGAGCCGGCGTCATCGCGCTCTGGCTTCACAAGCAACTTCAAGCCACGGAAATCGGACACACCGCCCTGCATGGCGCGTACGACAGACTGCCGGTGCCCACCCGCTACCGCTCCGAGAACTTCCGGTGGCAGGTCCCCATCGACGAGGAGTCGTGGCGCTTCGGACACAACGGCTGCCATCACGGCAACACGAACGTCGCAGGTCGTGATGCGGACATCCACTTCGGTCCCATTCGTCTGACCGAACAGACGCCGCACTCGAAGAGGAACCGCTGGCAGCTGCCGTTTGCGCTCCTGGTCCTGTTCCCCAACTTCGGGTTCCTGATGAATCTGCACTTCACGGGGCTGAGCGATCTCTACTTCGACAACGGCCTCGCACAGCGCCTCGACTTCCTGCCGGATCGCTCGCCGGCAAGCCGGCGCCTCGCCTGGAAGCGGGCGCTCAGGAAGTACGTGCCGTACTACGCCAAGGAGTATGTGCTGTTCCCTGCGCTGGCCGGTCCGTTCTTCTGGAAGGTGCTGCTCGGCAACTGGCTGGCCGAGACGCTGCGTGACGTCTACTCCGCAGCGACGATCTTCTGCGGTCACGTCGGAGAGGACGTGGCGAGTTACCCCGTCGGCACCAAGGCGCGCTCGAAGGGCGAGTGGTACGCGATGCAGGTCGAGGCCACGAACAACTACGAAGTGAGCCAGCCCATCAGCGTGCTGTGCGGGGGCCTCGATCGGCAGATCGAACATCACCTGTTCCCGAAGCTGCCGCCGGAGCGCCTGCGGCAGGTTGCACCGCGGGTCAAAAAGGCGTGCGAAGAGCATGGGGTGGCCTACCGGACGGCCAGCTGGGGGGCCACGCTCCGCGGCGCCTTCGCCCACATCGGCCAGCTCGCGCGCGATCGCGGCGTCATGGCCCAGAGCCGCGCGGCCATCCGCGCGATGAGCTGA
- a CDS encoding AraC family transcriptional regulator, whose product MRARVPTIASGAIRNLPSVVQEAGGDSAAVLRSVGVEPEVLGDVDARIPVETLHALWEAVLAVVPGAGGAVLGAERYSPGDYGLVGFVAMNSGTLREAIGHAVRYMGLWTDEPGMALESDGTLRIVYRTPFADRIGLRFATEATPAEILHAARMVTQKHIVPREVRFMHPGPRDISLHEEFFGCKVTFRADDIAMLFSAEDLALPLPKADEQLGAYLRSVANQALEKRGGTEDTPLDHIRGIIAEQLQQGVPSLDQVAKGMATSERTLRRRLEAEGTSFRALLDETRALLAQGYVRDKRLPLSEVAFLLGFSEPSAFHRAFKRWTGTTPSAFRARA is encoded by the coding sequence GTGCGAGCGCGCGTGCCGACGATCGCCAGTGGCGCCATCCGCAATCTGCCGAGTGTGGTCCAGGAGGCGGGGGGTGATTCCGCGGCGGTGCTCCGCTCGGTCGGCGTCGAGCCGGAGGTGCTCGGCGACGTCGATGCCCGAATCCCCGTGGAGACTCTGCACGCGCTGTGGGAGGCCGTGCTCGCCGTGGTGCCTGGGGCCGGCGGCGCCGTACTTGGTGCGGAGCGATATTCACCCGGTGACTACGGGCTAGTCGGCTTCGTGGCGATGAACAGCGGCACGCTACGTGAAGCCATCGGACATGCGGTTCGTTACATGGGGCTCTGGACCGACGAACCCGGCATGGCGCTCGAGAGCGACGGGACCCTGCGCATCGTGTACCGAACCCCGTTCGCCGATCGAATCGGGCTGCGTTTTGCCACCGAGGCGACGCCCGCGGAAATCCTCCACGCGGCTCGGATGGTCACGCAGAAACACATCGTGCCTCGCGAAGTCCGCTTCATGCACCCTGGGCCGCGGGACATCTCGCTGCACGAGGAGTTCTTCGGTTGCAAGGTGACGTTCCGCGCCGACGACATCGCGATGCTGTTTTCCGCGGAAGATCTGGCGCTGCCGCTGCCCAAGGCCGACGAGCAGCTCGGCGCATACCTGCGCTCGGTCGCGAATCAAGCCCTCGAGAAGCGTGGCGGGACCGAAGACACGCCGCTCGATCACATCCGCGGCATCATCGCCGAGCAGTTGCAGCAGGGCGTGCCGTCACTCGATCAAGTCGCGAAGGGCATGGCCACGAGCGAGCGCACGTTGCGGCGCCGGCTGGAGGCCGAGGGTACGTCGTTTCGCGCGCTGCTCGACGAGACGCGGGCGCTGCTCGCGCAGGGCTACGTGCGGGACAAACGTCTGCCGCTTTCGGAGGTCGCGTTCCTTCTGGGGTTCTCCGAGCCGAGCGCCTTTCACCGTGCATTCAAGCGCTGGACGGGGACGACGCCGAGCGCGTTTCGCGCCCGAGCCTGA
- a CDS encoding (2Fe-2S)-binding protein, with translation MTVRLPLLPERQLELDVDGHKVSVREGATLLDACRALAIDVPTLCHAPNLTPVNACRICVVELEGARTLVPACSRKAESGMVVKTDSERVRLSRKLVMELLASSVDLSTAPEALAYQARYGADPARFGLAAAPTAAGEREHRHAGEHVEPEPSRAATVAQPVKVDNELFVRDYGKCILCYKCVEACGSDAQNTFAIAVAGRGFDARIATELDVPLPSSACVFCGNCIGVCPTGALMFKSEHDMRAAGTWDETRQNQTDTICAYCGVGCVVTLHTQDGRIVKASSPHDSSVTDGHLCIKGRFGWGFV, from the coding sequence ATGACGGTGCGCCTGCCGCTCTTGCCCGAGCGTCAGCTCGAGCTCGACGTCGACGGTCACAAGGTGAGCGTGAGGGAGGGTGCCACGCTGCTCGACGCCTGCCGCGCGCTCGCTATCGACGTGCCGACGCTGTGTCACGCCCCGAACCTGACACCGGTGAACGCCTGCCGCATCTGTGTGGTCGAGCTCGAAGGCGCGCGTACCTTGGTCCCGGCGTGCTCCCGCAAGGCCGAGAGTGGCATGGTGGTGAAGACCGACAGCGAGCGGGTGCGCCTATCGCGCAAGCTCGTGATGGAGCTGCTGGCTTCGAGTGTGGACCTGTCGACGGCGCCCGAAGCTCTGGCGTATCAAGCGCGGTACGGCGCCGACCCAGCTCGATTTGGGCTGGCGGCGGCGCCAACCGCCGCAGGCGAACGCGAACACCGCCACGCCGGCGAGCATGTGGAGCCCGAGCCGAGCCGGGCCGCAACCGTCGCCCAGCCCGTCAAGGTCGACAACGAGCTCTTCGTGCGCGACTACGGCAAATGCATCCTCTGTTACAAGTGCGTCGAAGCCTGTGGCTCCGACGCGCAAAATACGTTTGCCATTGCCGTCGCCGGGCGGGGGTTCGATGCGCGCATCGCGACGGAGCTCGACGTGCCGCTGCCGAGCTCGGCGTGTGTGTTCTGCGGTAACTGCATCGGGGTCTGCCCGACCGGCGCGCTGATGTTCAAGAGTGAGCACGACATGCGTGCCGCCGGCACCTGGGACGAGACGCGTCAGAACCAGACCGACACCATCTGCGCCTATTGCGGTGTCGGCTGTGTCGTCACGCTGCACACTCAGGACGGACGCATCGTCAAGGCCAGCTCACCGCACGACTCCAGCGTCACCGACGGTCACCTGTGCATCAAGGGTCGTTTCGGCTGGGGCTTCGTCTGA
- a CDS encoding DUF2236 domain-containing protein, translating to MEPKLPDDVVRTWATTYYDADPVAEAFVEEVSLPRGQTEGRRLVDQALASGVDSVADAPRSLTRLFAEMETEPAWLDPQQVALGARVFRRWGTHLHAFAGAITLEGYRENSVAKPLCFTGGYTGSSAQRRFLETAAFWVDVAEPGALEPGKPGRATALRVRLMHVFVRKRLLAHPDWNLDAWGVPISQADALLTLMGGSFVPGYGLRLIGYRTSREEIQATMHFWRYVGHLMGVQPRWYPEDVDQALGLMFTSMVKGVSASGDDGKLLAHSYLDADTAAASDSLRHTLLGHFERGLRRGYVGCFVAPATHTHFGLPSPGLWRLAPLSQAPLVFARETLRRRSARFDDLLDRIARRTTARWVRSRLGERRAEYRAAESFTR from the coding sequence GTGGAGCCCAAGCTGCCCGACGATGTCGTGCGGACCTGGGCCACCACGTACTACGACGCTGATCCTGTAGCGGAGGCTTTTGTCGAGGAGGTCTCACTGCCGCGAGGGCAGACTGAAGGGCGGCGGTTGGTCGACCAAGCGCTCGCCTCGGGAGTCGATTCCGTCGCGGACGCACCGCGCTCGCTCACGCGTCTCTTTGCAGAGATGGAGACGGAGCCCGCCTGGCTCGATCCCCAGCAAGTGGCGCTTGGCGCTCGCGTCTTTCGCCGCTGGGGCACACACCTGCACGCCTTCGCCGGTGCGATCACCCTGGAGGGATACCGAGAGAACAGCGTGGCGAAGCCCCTGTGTTTCACCGGAGGCTACACGGGGTCGAGCGCCCAGCGACGTTTTCTCGAGACGGCGGCCTTCTGGGTCGATGTGGCGGAGCCGGGCGCGCTCGAACCCGGCAAGCCGGGCCGAGCTACGGCGCTCCGCGTGCGCCTGATGCACGTCTTCGTGCGCAAACGTCTGCTCGCACATCCGGACTGGAACCTCGACGCTTGGGGCGTGCCCATCAGCCAAGCGGACGCGCTGCTCACACTGATGGGCGGCAGCTTCGTTCCGGGCTACGGGCTGCGGCTCATCGGGTACCGGACCTCCCGCGAGGAAATCCAAGCGACGATGCATTTCTGGCGCTACGTCGGGCATTTGATGGGGGTGCAACCCCGCTGGTACCCAGAAGACGTCGACCAAGCTCTGGGCCTGATGTTCACGTCGATGGTCAAGGGAGTCAGCGCCTCCGGTGACGATGGCAAGCTGCTCGCGCATTCCTATCTCGACGCGGACACCGCGGCCGCGAGCGATTCACTCCGCCACACTCTGCTCGGTCACTTCGAGCGAGGCCTGCGGCGTGGATACGTGGGTTGTTTCGTGGCGCCGGCCACACACACGCACTTCGGGCTGCCGAGCCCGGGCCTCTGGCGACTCGCGCCGTTGTCGCAGGCGCCCCTGGTGTTCGCCCGCGAGACCCTGCGTCGGAGGTCCGCGCGCTTCGACGATCTGCTCGACCGTATAGCCCGACGCACGACCGCCCGCTGGGTCCGGTCCCGACTCGGTGAACGGCGAGCAGAGTACCGCGCGGCAGAGAGCTTCACGCGTTGA